From a single Arachis hypogaea cultivar Tifrunner chromosome 3, arahy.Tifrunner.gnm2.J5K5, whole genome shotgun sequence genomic region:
- the LOC112791367 gene encoding G-type lectin S-receptor-like serine/threonine-protein kinase RKS1 isoform X1 — MCSAENPLCLIMGQNQKPKLHCHYWLLSSLTVVLLNISFGSCFDTISTDKALRDGEILVSRDKTFAMGFFSPGRSTSRYIGIWYNNLPQQTVIWVANRNTPIDDTSGVLSINQHGNLALHHNHSILPIWSTNVSVTPSDTNKVIAQLTDIANLVLILNDTKTVIWQSFDQPTDTLIPHLRLGFDRGKDQSWVIQSWKTDDDPSPGDFTLKFSTNGMPQLFLYHKNLPWWRGGPWNGEFFMGIPNMKRDNNIFNVSCEEDENHAALSYNTYDKSVPSWVVVQQSGFFQVFTWDNQKNQWNRYWSEPTGQCDNYGTCGPNSNCDPLNYEDFQCTCLPGFEPKFLRNWYENRDGSGGCARKKGASVCGSGEGFVNIEGLKVPDTSVAIVKEGLSLEECEKECLRNCSCSAYAVANVASGGSGCFAWHGDLMDIEKLSDQGQEIFVRVDAVELANYYKKTKEAFGKKKIIGVLVASLFAVLLILACVYHLRLQKKKKEDKMLRQLNQDSPRENSDDIQSKGDPNLPFFSIKIIMAATKNFAPQNKLGQGGFGSVYKGQLYNGQEIAVKRLSRDSGQGIEEFKNEVTLLVKLQHRNLVRLHGCCLEKEERMLVYEYLPNRSLDFFIFDKLQRSLLDWDRRFEIIYGIARGVLYLHQDSRLKIIHRDLKASNVLLDATMNPKISDFGMARIFGEDQIQARTRRVVGTYGYMSPEYAMEGRYSTKSDVFSFGVLLLEIIAGKRNTDSSDKERASPNLIGYVWKLWTEGKALDMVDTTLDQSYPPEIALKCIQIGLLCVQENVNKRPSMMEVVFMLGNEAPICPPQKPAFLFNGNQDDLQESSTSGGGSSINEVTATTISAR; from the exons ATGTGCTCTGCAGAAAATCCTCTCTGCCTTATCATGGGTCAAAATCAAAAACCAAAGTTACATTGCCATTATTGGCTGCTAAGTTCTTTGACAGTAGTCCTTCTTAACATCTCATttggctcttgctttgacaccatATCCACTGACAAAGCCCTCAGAGATGGTGAGATTCTTGTTTCTAGGGACAAGACTTTTGCTATGGGATTCTTCAGCCCAGGCAGGTCCACTTCCCGTTACATCGGAATCTGGTACAACAATCTGCCACAACAAACTGTTATTTGGGTTGCAAACAGAAACACTCCCATCGATGACACATCTGGGGTTCTCTCAATCAACCAACATGGAAATCTAGCACTCCACCATAATCATAGCATTCTTCCAATTTGGTCTACCAATGTTTCAGTCACACCTTCAGACACAAACAAAGTTATAGCTCAACTCACAGACATAGCCAACCTTGTTCTGATCCTTAACGACACCAAAACTGTCATCTGGCAAAGCTTTGATCAACCAACAGATACTTTGATTCCCCACCTGAGATTAGGATTTGACAGAGGAAAAGACCAGAGCTGGGTCATCCAATCTTGGAAAACAGATGATGATCCTTCACCTGGTGACTTCACATTGAAGTTCAGCACCAATGGTATGCCACAGTTGTTTTTATACCACAAGAATCTTCCATGGTGGCGAGGAGGACCGTGGAATGGTGAGTTTTTCATGGGTATACCCAACATGAAACGAGATAACAACATTTTCAATGTTTCTTGTGAGGAAGATGAGAACCATGCAGCACTCTCATATAACACCTATGACAAATCCGTTCCCAGTTGGGTGGTGGTTCAGCAATCTGGTTTCTTTCAAGTGTTCACTTGGGATAACCAGAAGAATCAGTGGAACCGCTACTGGTCAGAGCCTACTGGTCAATGTGATAACTATGGAACATGTGGACCTAACAGTAACTGTGACCCTTTGAACTATGAGGATTTTCAGTGCACTTGTCTGCCCGGGTTTGAACCGAAATTCCTGCGTAACTGGTATGAGAACAGAGATGGATCAGGAGGGTGTGCGAGGAAGAAAGGTGCATCTGTTTGTGGGAGTGGAGAAGGGTTTGTGAATATTGAAGGATTGAAGGTTCCTGATACATCTGTGGCTATAGTTAAGGAGGGTTTGAGTTTGGAGGAGTGTGAGAAGGAATGCTTGAGAAACTGTTCTTGCAGTGCTTATGCAGTTGCTAATGTGGCCAGTGGTGGAAGTGGATGCTTTGCATGGCATGGTGATTTGATGGACATAGAGAAGCTTAGTGATCAAGGCCAAGAAATATTTGTACGTGTTGATGCTGTTGAATTAG CTAATTAttacaagaaaacaaaagaagCATTTGGTAAGAAAAAGATTATAGGGGTTCTGGTAGCTTCTTTGTTTGCAGTTCTCCTTATTCTGGCCTGTGTATATCACTTGCGGttgcagaagaaaaagaaagaag ATAAAATGTTGCGGCAATTGAATCAAGATtctcctagagaaaacagtgatGATATTCAAAGTAAAGGAGATCCAAATCTCCCCTTCTTCAGCATTAAAATAATCATGGCAGCCACAAAAAATTTTGCTCCTCAGAATAAACTTGGACAAGGTGGATTTGGCTCTGTCTATAAG GGTCAGCTATACAATGGACAAGAGATAGCAGTGAAAAGATTGTCCAGAGATTCTGGACAAGGAATAGAAGAATTTAAAAATGAAGTTACACTATTAGTTAAACTTCAACATAGAAATCTTGTGAGATTGCATGGTTGTTGCcttgaaaaggaagaaagaatgCTTGTCTATGAATACCTTCCAAACAGAAGTTTGGACTTCTTTATATTCG ATAAACTCCAAAGGTCATTGTTAGACTGGGATCGGCGTTTTGAAATTATTTATGGGATTGCTCGAGGTGTGTTATATCTTCATCAAGATTCaagattaaaaataattcacAGAGATCTCAAAGCTAGCAATGTTCTCCTTGATGCCACAATGAATCCGAAAATCTCAGACTTTGGCATGGCTAGAATATTTGGCGAAGATCAAATCCAAGCCAGAACGAGAAGAGTAGTAGGAACATA TGGTTATATGTCACCCGAATATGCAATGGAAGGACGATATTCAACAAAATCTGATGTCTTTAGTTTTGGAGTCTTACTTCTAGAGATTATTGCCGGCAAGAGGAACACAGATAGCAGCGACAAAGAAAGAGCCTCCCCAAATTTAATTGGATAT GTATGGAAATTGTGGACAGAAGGAAAGGCTTTGGATATGGTAGACACAACACTAGACCAATCTTATCCTCCTGAGATAGCTTTGAAGTGCATTCAAATTGGACTATTGTGTGTGCAAGAAAATGTGAACAAGAGACCTTCCATGATGGAGGTTGTTTTCATGTTAGGGAATGAAGCACCTATTTGTCCACCTCAAAAGCCAGCATTTTTATTCAATGGCAACCAAGATGACTTGCAAGAGTCATCAACATCTGGAGGAGGATCTTCAATTAATGAAGTAACAGCAACTACCATCTCTGCTAGATAA
- the LOC112791367 gene encoding G-type lectin S-receptor-like serine/threonine-protein kinase RKS1 isoform X2, producing MCSAENPLCLIMGQNQKPKLHCHYWLLSSLTVVLLNISFGSCFDTISTDKALRDGEILVSRDKTFAMGFFSPGRSTSRYIGIWYNNLPQQTVIWVANRNTPIDDTSGVLSINQHGNLALHHNHSILPIWSTNVSVTPSDTNKVIAQLTDIANLVLILNDTKTVIWQSFDQPTDTLIPHLRLGFDRGKDQSWVIQSWKTDDDPSPGDFTLKFSTNGMPQLFLYHKNLPWWRGGPWNGEFFMGIPNMKRDNNIFNVSCEEDENHAALSYNTYDKSVPSWVVVQQSGFFQVFTWDNQKNQWNRYWSEPTGQCDNYGTCGPNSNCDPLNYEDFQCTCLPGFEPKFLRNWYENRDGSGGCARKKGASVCGSGEGFVNIEGLKVPDTSVAIVKEGLSLEECEKECLRNCSCSAYAVANVASGGSGCFAWHGDLMDIEKLSDQGQEIFVRVDAVELVLLILACVYHLRLQKKKKEDKMLRQLNQDSPRENSDDIQSKGDPNLPFFSIKIIMAATKNFAPQNKLGQGGFGSVYKGQLYNGQEIAVKRLSRDSGQGIEEFKNEVTLLVKLQHRNLVRLHGCCLEKEERMLVYEYLPNRSLDFFIFDKLQRSLLDWDRRFEIIYGIARGVLYLHQDSRLKIIHRDLKASNVLLDATMNPKISDFGMARIFGEDQIQARTRRVVGTYGYMSPEYAMEGRYSTKSDVFSFGVLLLEIIAGKRNTDSSDKERASPNLIGYVWKLWTEGKALDMVDTTLDQSYPPEIALKCIQIGLLCVQENVNKRPSMMEVVFMLGNEAPICPPQKPAFLFNGNQDDLQESSTSGGGSSINEVTATTISAR from the exons ATGTGCTCTGCAGAAAATCCTCTCTGCCTTATCATGGGTCAAAATCAAAAACCAAAGTTACATTGCCATTATTGGCTGCTAAGTTCTTTGACAGTAGTCCTTCTTAACATCTCATttggctcttgctttgacaccatATCCACTGACAAAGCCCTCAGAGATGGTGAGATTCTTGTTTCTAGGGACAAGACTTTTGCTATGGGATTCTTCAGCCCAGGCAGGTCCACTTCCCGTTACATCGGAATCTGGTACAACAATCTGCCACAACAAACTGTTATTTGGGTTGCAAACAGAAACACTCCCATCGATGACACATCTGGGGTTCTCTCAATCAACCAACATGGAAATCTAGCACTCCACCATAATCATAGCATTCTTCCAATTTGGTCTACCAATGTTTCAGTCACACCTTCAGACACAAACAAAGTTATAGCTCAACTCACAGACATAGCCAACCTTGTTCTGATCCTTAACGACACCAAAACTGTCATCTGGCAAAGCTTTGATCAACCAACAGATACTTTGATTCCCCACCTGAGATTAGGATTTGACAGAGGAAAAGACCAGAGCTGGGTCATCCAATCTTGGAAAACAGATGATGATCCTTCACCTGGTGACTTCACATTGAAGTTCAGCACCAATGGTATGCCACAGTTGTTTTTATACCACAAGAATCTTCCATGGTGGCGAGGAGGACCGTGGAATGGTGAGTTTTTCATGGGTATACCCAACATGAAACGAGATAACAACATTTTCAATGTTTCTTGTGAGGAAGATGAGAACCATGCAGCACTCTCATATAACACCTATGACAAATCCGTTCCCAGTTGGGTGGTGGTTCAGCAATCTGGTTTCTTTCAAGTGTTCACTTGGGATAACCAGAAGAATCAGTGGAACCGCTACTGGTCAGAGCCTACTGGTCAATGTGATAACTATGGAACATGTGGACCTAACAGTAACTGTGACCCTTTGAACTATGAGGATTTTCAGTGCACTTGTCTGCCCGGGTTTGAACCGAAATTCCTGCGTAACTGGTATGAGAACAGAGATGGATCAGGAGGGTGTGCGAGGAAGAAAGGTGCATCTGTTTGTGGGAGTGGAGAAGGGTTTGTGAATATTGAAGGATTGAAGGTTCCTGATACATCTGTGGCTATAGTTAAGGAGGGTTTGAGTTTGGAGGAGTGTGAGAAGGAATGCTTGAGAAACTGTTCTTGCAGTGCTTATGCAGTTGCTAATGTGGCCAGTGGTGGAAGTGGATGCTTTGCATGGCATGGTGATTTGATGGACATAGAGAAGCTTAGTGATCAAGGCCAAGAAATATTTGTACGTGTTGATGCTGTTGAATTAG TTCTCCTTATTCTGGCCTGTGTATATCACTTGCGGttgcagaagaaaaagaaagaag ATAAAATGTTGCGGCAATTGAATCAAGATtctcctagagaaaacagtgatGATATTCAAAGTAAAGGAGATCCAAATCTCCCCTTCTTCAGCATTAAAATAATCATGGCAGCCACAAAAAATTTTGCTCCTCAGAATAAACTTGGACAAGGTGGATTTGGCTCTGTCTATAAG GGTCAGCTATACAATGGACAAGAGATAGCAGTGAAAAGATTGTCCAGAGATTCTGGACAAGGAATAGAAGAATTTAAAAATGAAGTTACACTATTAGTTAAACTTCAACATAGAAATCTTGTGAGATTGCATGGTTGTTGCcttgaaaaggaagaaagaatgCTTGTCTATGAATACCTTCCAAACAGAAGTTTGGACTTCTTTATATTCG ATAAACTCCAAAGGTCATTGTTAGACTGGGATCGGCGTTTTGAAATTATTTATGGGATTGCTCGAGGTGTGTTATATCTTCATCAAGATTCaagattaaaaataattcacAGAGATCTCAAAGCTAGCAATGTTCTCCTTGATGCCACAATGAATCCGAAAATCTCAGACTTTGGCATGGCTAGAATATTTGGCGAAGATCAAATCCAAGCCAGAACGAGAAGAGTAGTAGGAACATA TGGTTATATGTCACCCGAATATGCAATGGAAGGACGATATTCAACAAAATCTGATGTCTTTAGTTTTGGAGTCTTACTTCTAGAGATTATTGCCGGCAAGAGGAACACAGATAGCAGCGACAAAGAAAGAGCCTCCCCAAATTTAATTGGATAT GTATGGAAATTGTGGACAGAAGGAAAGGCTTTGGATATGGTAGACACAACACTAGACCAATCTTATCCTCCTGAGATAGCTTTGAAGTGCATTCAAATTGGACTATTGTGTGTGCAAGAAAATGTGAACAAGAGACCTTCCATGATGGAGGTTGTTTTCATGTTAGGGAATGAAGCACCTATTTGTCCACCTCAAAAGCCAGCATTTTTATTCAATGGCAACCAAGATGACTTGCAAGAGTCATCAACATCTGGAGGAGGATCTTCAATTAATGAAGTAACAGCAACTACCATCTCTGCTAGATAA
- the LOC112791367 gene encoding G-type lectin S-receptor-like serine/threonine-protein kinase RKS1 isoform X3: MCSAENPLCLIMGQNQKPKLHCHYWLLSSLTVVLLNISFGSCFDTISTDKALRDGEILVSRDKTFAMGFFSPGRSTSRYIGIWYNNLPQQTVIWVANRNTPIDDTSGVLSINQHGNLALHHNHSILPIWSTNVSVTPSDTNKVIAQLTDIANLVLILNDTKTVIWQSFDQPTDTLIPHLRLGFDRGKDQSWVIQSWKTDDDPSPGDFTLKFSTNGMPQLFLYHKNLPWWRGGPWNGEFFMGIPNMKRDNNIFNVSCEEDENHAALSYNTYDKSVPSWVVVQQSGFFQVFTWDNQKNQWNRYWSEPTGQCDNYGTCGPNSNCDPLNYEDFQCTCLPGFEPKFLRNWYENRDGSGGCARKKGASVCGSGEGFVNIEGLKVPDTSVAIVKEGLSLEECEKECLRNCSCSAYAVANVASGGSGCFAWHGDLMDIEKLSDQGQEIFVRVDAVELDKMLRQLNQDSPRENSDDIQSKGDPNLPFFSIKIIMAATKNFAPQNKLGQGGFGSVYKGQLYNGQEIAVKRLSRDSGQGIEEFKNEVTLLVKLQHRNLVRLHGCCLEKEERMLVYEYLPNRSLDFFIFDKLQRSLLDWDRRFEIIYGIARGVLYLHQDSRLKIIHRDLKASNVLLDATMNPKISDFGMARIFGEDQIQARTRRVVGTYGYMSPEYAMEGRYSTKSDVFSFGVLLLEIIAGKRNTDSSDKERASPNLIGYVWKLWTEGKALDMVDTTLDQSYPPEIALKCIQIGLLCVQENVNKRPSMMEVVFMLGNEAPICPPQKPAFLFNGNQDDLQESSTSGGGSSINEVTATTISAR, from the exons ATGTGCTCTGCAGAAAATCCTCTCTGCCTTATCATGGGTCAAAATCAAAAACCAAAGTTACATTGCCATTATTGGCTGCTAAGTTCTTTGACAGTAGTCCTTCTTAACATCTCATttggctcttgctttgacaccatATCCACTGACAAAGCCCTCAGAGATGGTGAGATTCTTGTTTCTAGGGACAAGACTTTTGCTATGGGATTCTTCAGCCCAGGCAGGTCCACTTCCCGTTACATCGGAATCTGGTACAACAATCTGCCACAACAAACTGTTATTTGGGTTGCAAACAGAAACACTCCCATCGATGACACATCTGGGGTTCTCTCAATCAACCAACATGGAAATCTAGCACTCCACCATAATCATAGCATTCTTCCAATTTGGTCTACCAATGTTTCAGTCACACCTTCAGACACAAACAAAGTTATAGCTCAACTCACAGACATAGCCAACCTTGTTCTGATCCTTAACGACACCAAAACTGTCATCTGGCAAAGCTTTGATCAACCAACAGATACTTTGATTCCCCACCTGAGATTAGGATTTGACAGAGGAAAAGACCAGAGCTGGGTCATCCAATCTTGGAAAACAGATGATGATCCTTCACCTGGTGACTTCACATTGAAGTTCAGCACCAATGGTATGCCACAGTTGTTTTTATACCACAAGAATCTTCCATGGTGGCGAGGAGGACCGTGGAATGGTGAGTTTTTCATGGGTATACCCAACATGAAACGAGATAACAACATTTTCAATGTTTCTTGTGAGGAAGATGAGAACCATGCAGCACTCTCATATAACACCTATGACAAATCCGTTCCCAGTTGGGTGGTGGTTCAGCAATCTGGTTTCTTTCAAGTGTTCACTTGGGATAACCAGAAGAATCAGTGGAACCGCTACTGGTCAGAGCCTACTGGTCAATGTGATAACTATGGAACATGTGGACCTAACAGTAACTGTGACCCTTTGAACTATGAGGATTTTCAGTGCACTTGTCTGCCCGGGTTTGAACCGAAATTCCTGCGTAACTGGTATGAGAACAGAGATGGATCAGGAGGGTGTGCGAGGAAGAAAGGTGCATCTGTTTGTGGGAGTGGAGAAGGGTTTGTGAATATTGAAGGATTGAAGGTTCCTGATACATCTGTGGCTATAGTTAAGGAGGGTTTGAGTTTGGAGGAGTGTGAGAAGGAATGCTTGAGAAACTGTTCTTGCAGTGCTTATGCAGTTGCTAATGTGGCCAGTGGTGGAAGTGGATGCTTTGCATGGCATGGTGATTTGATGGACATAGAGAAGCTTAGTGATCAAGGCCAAGAAATATTTGTACGTGTTGATGCTGTTGAATTAG ATAAAATGTTGCGGCAATTGAATCAAGATtctcctagagaaaacagtgatGATATTCAAAGTAAAGGAGATCCAAATCTCCCCTTCTTCAGCATTAAAATAATCATGGCAGCCACAAAAAATTTTGCTCCTCAGAATAAACTTGGACAAGGTGGATTTGGCTCTGTCTATAAG GGTCAGCTATACAATGGACAAGAGATAGCAGTGAAAAGATTGTCCAGAGATTCTGGACAAGGAATAGAAGAATTTAAAAATGAAGTTACACTATTAGTTAAACTTCAACATAGAAATCTTGTGAGATTGCATGGTTGTTGCcttgaaaaggaagaaagaatgCTTGTCTATGAATACCTTCCAAACAGAAGTTTGGACTTCTTTATATTCG ATAAACTCCAAAGGTCATTGTTAGACTGGGATCGGCGTTTTGAAATTATTTATGGGATTGCTCGAGGTGTGTTATATCTTCATCAAGATTCaagattaaaaataattcacAGAGATCTCAAAGCTAGCAATGTTCTCCTTGATGCCACAATGAATCCGAAAATCTCAGACTTTGGCATGGCTAGAATATTTGGCGAAGATCAAATCCAAGCCAGAACGAGAAGAGTAGTAGGAACATA TGGTTATATGTCACCCGAATATGCAATGGAAGGACGATATTCAACAAAATCTGATGTCTTTAGTTTTGGAGTCTTACTTCTAGAGATTATTGCCGGCAAGAGGAACACAGATAGCAGCGACAAAGAAAGAGCCTCCCCAAATTTAATTGGATAT GTATGGAAATTGTGGACAGAAGGAAAGGCTTTGGATATGGTAGACACAACACTAGACCAATCTTATCCTCCTGAGATAGCTTTGAAGTGCATTCAAATTGGACTATTGTGTGTGCAAGAAAATGTGAACAAGAGACCTTCCATGATGGAGGTTGTTTTCATGTTAGGGAATGAAGCACCTATTTGTCCACCTCAAAAGCCAGCATTTTTATTCAATGGCAACCAAGATGACTTGCAAGAGTCATCAACATCTGGAGGAGGATCTTCAATTAATGAAGTAACAGCAACTACCATCTCTGCTAGATAA